CCAGCCTGTTCGGGGGCGCGGCCGCTGACGAAGACGGTCATACCGGCAGCGCCGAGAGCCAGAGCAATGCCCTTGCCGACGCCACGACTGGCGCCAGTGACGACGGCGACCTGGGTTAGTTCTGTATTCATATGCAGCTCCTGGATTTTGTGCACGATCGGCGCCGTTTTCAGGCTCAGCTTCGCGGATAAATCCGCTCCTACAAAAGCCCGCAGTCGCGGCCATTTCACAGGCCGGACACGGCTCCCTGTGGGAGCGGATTTATCCGCGATGGGTGGCACCTACGGCACTAGTTAGGTTAATAGCGACGGACTGCTCAAGCGCTGGATCATCAGGCTCTGGTTCTTGATATGGTTCGCCGCCAGGTAACCGAAGGTCATGGCCGGGCCTATGGTGGAGCCGGCACCCGGGTAGGTACGGCCCATCATCGAGGCCGCGCTGTTGCCGATCGCATACAGGCCGGCGATCGGCTGACCATCCACATGCAGTACGCGGGCATGCACGTCGGTGAGCAGGCCGCCCTTGGTACCGATATCGCCGGCGTCGATGCGCACGGCATAGAACGGCCCCTTGGTGCAGCGGTGCCAGGCAGGGATGGGCTGCACATTGGGATCACCGTAGTAGCGGTCGAACAGCGACTCGCCCTTATGGAAATCCTCGTCGCGCCCCTGCACGGCCATGGCGTTGAAGCGCTCCACGCTGCGCGCCAATCCAGCGGGATCGACGCCGATCTGCCCGGCCAGGCCTCCAGGCTCGCGGCCTTGTGGAAATAGCCACGCAGGTGCTTTGGCAATTGCCAGTCTGGCTGGGCGTAACCGGGCAGCAGCGCGCCGCAGGGTATTTGCGCCGGAACTCGGGCGTCGAAGACCATCCAGCAGGGCACGCTCACCGCGCCTTCGCGTTGTTGGCATACATGGCGTAGACGATGTCGGTGTAGGGCGCTGCCTCGTTGACGAAGCGCTGGCCGGCGGAGTTGACCAGCACGCAGCCGGGCAAGGTACGTTCGACGAACAGCGCGCGCTGTTTTTCCTCACCCGCAACCATGGGTGGTGGGCGCCCACCAACTGTGCCCCATCAGGGCTGTGTTCGCGCCTATGGCCTGGCCGGCGCGGATGGCGTCGCCGGTATTGTTCGGCGGCGTGGCGCTCCAGGTGGTCAGCGAAGGTTGTGGCAGATACTGCTCGCGCATCGCTGGTTACGTTCGAAACCACCGGCGGCGAGGATCACCCCATGGCGCGCCTTGATCCGTAGCGGACGCCCCTCACGGCTGGCCAGCACGCCACTCACCCGGCCGTCCTCGACTATCAACTCTTCTAGCGCGCAGTTCAGCCACAGGGGTAGCGCGCGGTCCAACAGGGAGGCGCGCAAGGCGCCGATCAGCGCATTGCCCAGGGTCAGGAAACGGTCGCGGCGCGACAGCCGCCGACCCTCCCTATCCCGCCAGTAGCGCCAGATCACCCGCAGGGTCAGGCCGAGCCAACCCGGCCCACGGCAGAGCAGCACCTGCGCCTCCTTCATGGTCATGGCCATGCGCCCCATCATCAGGGTGCCGGGCGACGGCGGGCGCATGCGCAAAAATTCCTCACCCAGTTCGGCGGCATCGAACGGCTGCGGGTCCATGGAGCGGTAACCGGCTTGCCGCCCTCCACCTCCGGGTAATAGTCGGCATAGTGGGGCTGCGCCTCGAAGCGCACCCGGCTGTGCCGCTCGAGGTACTCGACCATCTCGCGGCCGTGCTCGACATAGGCCTCGATGCGCCCATCGTCGATTTCCCCGTGGGTCACCGCTTTGATATAGCGAATCGCCTCCTCCACCGAGTCCGTACCGCCGAGCGCGGCGATCCGATGGTTATTCGGAATCCAGATGCCGCCGCCGGACACCGCCGAAGTGCGCCATACTCCGCGCTCTTCTCGAGCAGCAGCACATTCAGCCCCAGGTCATGGGCGCGCAGCGCGGCGGTCATGGCCCCCGCTCCCGAGCCGACCACCAGCACATCGCAGCAGTCATCCCAGTTGATTTTGCCGTCACTCATGCGGCTCGCTCCTTTCTTGTTATACGAAGAGGCGCGCGCCGGACGGGCCGGCGGCAGTTAGACGGATTCTTATCCCCGCCCCGGCGAGCAACAT
The nucleotide sequence above comes from Pseudomonas cavernicola. Encoded proteins:
- a CDS encoding FAD-binding protein, with protein sequence MPTTRRRGERALLDGLRRPSSGANTLRRAAARLRPARLAIAKAPAWLFPQGREPGGLAGQIGVDPAGLARSVERFNAMAVQGRDEDFHKGESLFDRYYGDPNVQPIPAWHRCTKGPFYAVRIDAGDIGTKGGLLTDVHARVLHVDGQPIAGLYAIGNSAASMMGRTYPGAGSTIGPAMTFGYLAANHIKNQSLMIQRLSSPSLLT